Proteins encoded together in one Pseudomonas sp. Seg1 window:
- the yccS gene encoding YccS family putative transporter, translating to MSSTSFRQSLRRLWALDKFSYSVRVFIALTGSMALCWYQDEMGLLIPLFLGIIASALAETDDSWQGRLNALAVTLVCFSIAALSVELLFPYPIVFAIALALASFGLTMLGALGERYGAIASATLILSVYTMIGVDQRGGAVTDFWHEPMLLVAGAAWYGLLSVLWQAMFSNQPVQQSLARLFRELGFYLKLKSSLFEPIRQMDVEARRLELAQQNGRVVAALNSAKEIILHRVGNGRPGSKVSRYLKLYFLAQDIHERASSSHYPYNALAEAFFHSDVLFRCQRLLRQQGKACRALAESIQMRQPFIYDASFAEALSDLDASLEHLRIQSNPAWRGLLRSLRALAANLGTLDRLLSDASNPDALADATDSSLLDRSPRNLKDVWIRLRTQLTPTSLLFRHALRLPLALSIGYGMVHLIHPSQGYWIILTTLFVCQPNYGATRRKLGQRIFGTAIGLTVAWALFDLFPSPLVQSCFAIAAGVVFFTNRTTRYTLATAAITIMVLFCFNQVGDGYGLFLPRLFDTLLGSLIAGLTVFLFLPDWQGRRLNKVLANTLTCNSIYLRQIMQQYAAGKSDDLAYRLARRNAHNADAALSTTLANMLMEPGHFRKEADVGFRFLVLSHTLLSYLSGLGAHRETQLPAEVREHLIDGAGVKLATSIDEIAQGLASKQPIAIQSDEEEALANELEQMPDEIDEGQRLVQTQLALICRQLGPLRTLAAHLIKDTSEV from the coding sequence ATGTCCTCGACCTCGTTTCGTCAGTCTTTGCGGCGCCTGTGGGCGCTGGATAAATTCAGCTACAGCGTGCGGGTGTTCATCGCCCTGACCGGCAGCATGGCGCTGTGTTGGTATCAGGATGAAATGGGCCTGCTGATCCCGTTGTTCCTCGGCATTATCGCCAGCGCCCTGGCCGAGACCGACGACAGTTGGCAGGGCCGCCTCAACGCACTCGCGGTGACGCTGGTGTGTTTCAGCATCGCCGCGCTGTCGGTGGAATTGCTCTTCCCCTACCCCATCGTGTTTGCCATTGCCTTGGCGCTGGCCAGCTTCGGCCTGACCATGCTCGGTGCGCTCGGCGAGCGTTATGGGGCGATTGCCTCGGCAACGTTGATTCTTTCCGTGTACACGATGATCGGCGTCGATCAACGCGGTGGTGCGGTCACTGATTTCTGGCACGAACCGATGCTGCTGGTGGCGGGTGCGGCGTGGTACGGCTTGCTCTCGGTGTTGTGGCAGGCGATGTTTTCCAATCAGCCGGTACAGCAGAGCCTGGCGCGGTTGTTCCGTGAACTGGGGTTTTACCTGAAGTTGAAATCCTCGCTGTTCGAGCCGATCCGGCAGATGGACGTCGAAGCACGACGGCTGGAGCTGGCCCAGCAAAATGGCCGCGTGGTGGCGGCACTGAACAGTGCCAAGGAAATCATTCTGCACCGGGTCGGCAACGGTCGCCCCGGCTCGAAAGTCAGCCGTTACCTGAAGTTGTACTTCCTCGCTCAGGACATCCACGAACGCGCCAGCTCTTCGCACTATCCCTACAATGCGCTGGCCGAAGCGTTTTTCCACAGTGATGTGCTGTTCCGCTGCCAACGCCTGTTGCGCCAGCAAGGCAAAGCCTGCCGCGCACTGGCCGAATCGATCCAGATGCGCCAGCCGTTCATCTATGACGCCAGTTTCGCCGAAGCGCTGAGCGACCTCGACGCCTCCCTCGAACACCTGCGCATCCAGAGCAATCCGGCATGGCGCGGACTCCTGCGTTCGTTGCGCGCACTGGCAGCCAACCTCGGCACCCTCGACCGTTTGCTCAGCGACGCGAGTAACCCCGACGCCCTCGCCGACGCCACCGACAGCAGCCTGCTCGACCGCTCGCCACGCAACCTCAAGGACGTGTGGATTCGCCTGCGCACGCAACTGACACCGACTTCGTTGTTGTTCCGCCATGCCCTGCGCCTGCCGCTGGCGCTGAGCATCGGCTATGGCATGGTGCATTTGATTCACCCGTCGCAAGGCTACTGGATCATCCTCACCACCCTGTTCGTCTGCCAGCCGAACTACGGCGCCACGCGGCGCAAACTCGGTCAGCGGATTTTCGGCACGGCCATCGGCCTGACCGTGGCATGGGCGCTGTTCGATCTGTTCCCGAGTCCGTTGGTGCAGTCGTGTTTCGCCATCGCCGCCGGCGTGGTGTTCTTTACCAACCGCACCACGCGCTACACCTTGGCGACGGCGGCGATCACCATCATGGTGCTGTTCTGCTTCAACCAGGTCGGCGACGGTTACGGGCTGTTCCTGCCGCGACTGTTCGATACTTTGCTCGGCAGCCTGATTGCCGGCCTGACGGTGTTCCTGTTCCTGCCTGACTGGCAGGGCCGACGCCTGAACAAAGTGCTGGCCAACACCCTGACCTGCAACAGCATCTACCTGCGCCAGATCATGCAGCAATATGCCGCCGGCAAGAGCGACGACCTCGCTTATCGTCTGGCCCGGCGCAATGCGCATAACGCCGATGCGGCGCTGTCGACGACACTGGCGAACATGCTGATGGAGCCGGGGCATTTCCGCAAAGAAGCGGATGTCGGTTTCCGCTTTCTGGTGCTGTCGCACACCTTGCTCAGTTACCTGTCAGGGCTGGGTGCGCACCGCGAGACGCAGTTGCCGGCGGAGGTGCGAGAGCATTTGATCGATGGGGCCGGGGTGAAGCTGGCGACGAGCATTGATGAAATCGCCCAGGGGCTAGCGAGCAAGCAGCCGATTGCGATTCAGAGTGATGAAGAAGAAGCGCTGGCCAACGAACTGGAGCAGATGCCCGATGAGATTGATGAAGGGCAGCGCCTGGTGCAGACGCAATTGGCGTTGATCTGCCGGCAGTTGGGGCCGTTGCGCACGTTAGCGGCGCATTTGATCAAGGACACCTCCGAAGTTTGA
- a CDS encoding transporter substrate-binding domain-containing protein: MPRLHRAFALIGLLLLGQNAAADKLRLVFDIWPPFTDDTLVNGGLATDIVSTALARAGYASGYEQVPWARALLGVGEGRYDVLVNAWYNDERTKLGQFSGEYLLNRIRFLKRKDTPLEYSNLQQLHTYPIAVVRGYAYSPPFDADTALQKVPVHNFAMAVRMLAADRVKLTLEDEYVAKYYLARESAKVRNSVEFLPKPLSENSLHILVSLKNPQHEQIVAGFDRAIAAMKADGSYDRLLRQHGM, encoded by the coding sequence ATGCCGCGATTGCATCGAGCCTTTGCTTTGATCGGATTGCTCTTGCTGGGTCAGAACGCTGCAGCCGATAAGCTGCGGCTGGTATTCGATATCTGGCCACCCTTTACCGACGACACGCTGGTCAATGGCGGCCTGGCCACCGACATCGTCAGCACCGCGCTGGCCCGGGCCGGTTATGCCAGCGGTTATGAACAGGTGCCGTGGGCACGGGCGCTGCTGGGTGTCGGCGAAGGCCGTTACGATGTACTGGTCAACGCCTGGTACAACGATGAGCGGACGAAACTCGGGCAGTTTTCCGGTGAGTACCTGCTCAACCGCATCCGCTTCCTCAAGCGCAAAGACACGCCGCTTGAATACTCCAATCTGCAGCAATTGCACACATACCCGATTGCAGTGGTGCGCGGTTATGCCTATTCGCCGCCATTTGATGCCGACACGGCGTTGCAGAAAGTCCCTGTGCATAACTTCGCCATGGCGGTGCGCATGCTGGCGGCGGACCGGGTCAAGTTGACGCTGGAGGACGAGTATGTCGCGAAGTACTACCTGGCGCGGGAATCAGCCAAGGTGCGCAATTCGGTGGAGTTCTTGCCCAAACCGTTGAGCGAGAACAGCCTGCATATATTGGTGAGCCTGAAAAATCCGCAGCATGAGCAGATCGTGGCGGGGTTTGATCGGGCGATAGCGGCGATGAAGGCGGATGGCAGTTATGACCGCTTGCTGCGCCAGCATGGGATGTAG
- a CDS encoding GNAT family N-acetyltransferase: MTIEWVCKHHSDLGKEQLYALLKLRSEVFVVEQKCAYPDLDGQDLDGDTYHLMGWEDDQLMAYLRLLDPESQGGDVVIGRVITAPQGRGKGLGHEMMEQALKQAEKHWPQVPIYLSAQAHLQGYYGKYGFVVAGEEYLEDYIPHIGMRRS, translated from the coding sequence ATGACAATCGAATGGGTCTGCAAACATCACAGTGATTTGGGCAAAGAACAGTTGTACGCACTGCTGAAACTGCGTTCGGAAGTTTTCGTGGTCGAACAGAAATGCGCCTACCCCGACCTCGATGGCCAGGATCTGGACGGTGACACCTATCATTTGATGGGTTGGGAGGATGACCAGTTGATGGCGTATCTGCGCCTGCTGGATCCGGAATCCCAGGGCGGTGACGTGGTGATCGGCCGGGTGATAACTGCGCCGCAAGGGCGAGGCAAAGGGCTTGGGCACGAAATGATGGAACAGGCGCTGAAACAGGCCGAGAAGCATTGGCCACAGGTGCCGATCTATCTGTCGGCACAAGCGCATTTGCAGGGGTATTACGGCAAGTACGGGTTTGTGGTGGCGGGTGAGGAGTATCTGGAGGATTACATTCCGCATATCGGGATGCGTCGCTCCTGA